DNA from Psychrobacter cibarius:
GACCATGCAATGTTGGTATTCTATAGGGTTTCGTTTTCAAGCTGTTATGCTGCATGAAAAATAACGGCTCTAACGTAGATATGACTTCGGTTAACCCGTTAATTGAACGGGTACTATCTTAACTGGTGATTTTACGAACCAATAAAGTCAGTTTATCGTTACCATTATCAACGGTCGCTTCTTTATCATAGGCGACGGTCGTTTCTTGTTCAGTCACCTCATCACCAACTTTAACAGCCGTAACAACTTTAGCCGTATGCTCATTATAGGGCTTTACTGTCAGGTTATACTCAAAATCACTGTCAATAGCGATTGATGCCATCTCCTCAGCATTTACCAGCATCACAGGTGAAGCAATTAACTCACCATCTTTAAATACAGAAGTAGAAACCTTATAAGCATCCGCAGCAAAGCTTGATCCTGACGCCAACACAGCAGCTAATAACAAACCTATTTTTACTTGCATCTTAATTCCCTTGTTTATAATCACTTTAACTATTCGACTCTATTTGTAGCCAGATAAAAGCTGGCTGTATTTCATGCATTCTATGACAGAAGCGCTATACATTGAAAGTGACCTATTAACTCTTTAGGGCATTTAAAAATCTCAATATCTGTACACCAGAAAGTACACTATCGCTATTTCAGTAGGTTAATGCATTGAATTACATAGTGTACAGCTAAGCATTCAAGTCCTCACTAGGGAACCGAACCCATCTAACACACTCATCAGACCTAGTATTCAAGATATTCTTTGATAGGACGTTTATTAAACTGTGTAGGGTCTTTTTTAAGGCGGTTAATCATTTCAAATTCCCATCCTTGTTGTGACTGTCCAGCTAGGCTGGTAGGACTTACTAAATGATTGTATTCCGCCATAAAAGCAGGGTTGCGAGCAATACGCCCTAACTGCTTATCATTCAATCCATCGACCGTAAACATATCTCCTGTACTAACGTCGCGCTCCTTATTAACTACATCCGTCTTAGCTTTTGGCTTTTCATGAACAGTAAAACTAAATCCTGCAATTTTGCGACCTTTTTTCTTTTGAGTGTAACTAACATTGAGATCTGATTTTTCGTTTATCTCTTCAACAGCAAGGTTTAAGACCCTTTTTTTAAAGTTGCTCATAGTTTGATATTCATCAGACTCTAATCCTAACTGACCTCTAAACTTCTCCAATTCAAAAACAGGTGTTTTTTTGGCTTGCTTCCATTGAACCAGCAGCTCATAGAGCCTTACTGAATAATTACTATCCATTTCAGCTGTTTGTTCTAGTAAATATTTAGTAAAAAACTCTTCAGCCCCATCAATTCGAGTAATCCCTTGTACTACAGCTGGAGTAAATACAACTTCAATCGCTCCTTCGTCATCTAAATATCTAACTTGAGATAACCAGCGAGATTTAACTAACTTACCTTCATCATCAACATAGCTAAAACGTCTGTTAAATAACGTATCTTCAGCGTCCTTCATCATTAGATAACCGTTTTGGCGAGTGGTATTAAAAACTTCAGCGTATCTTTTAGCATCAATACGAAGTGGTATCTCTGCACTCAACCCTGTACCAGTCTCTCTAGCATCTACAACGGCTAACTGAACAATGCGTATTTCTGATAGTTTTAGATTTTGTAGTACGGTATTTAGATAATTAGTTTTTACCACTAGATTAGATTTAGACATAATAACCTTCATATTTGAATACTTATATTTAATTGTATCTTCGAATACAATTTTATTCAAGTATTCAAAAGGTAAGTAAACGTATTCGAATGGGTAAGTAAACGTATTCGAATGGGTAAGTAAACGTATTCGAATGGGTAAGTAAACGTATTCGAATGGAGGTTACAGCCCTTTAATAGCAATGGATACAGAGGACTTAAAAGCTGTTAAAAGCATTAAAAGCATTAAAAGCATTCTTTTTATTTTTTACTAATTAAAAAGACAAAAGAAAAAAGCCCTAGTTATCACAGAATATTAGAGGTTTTTTATAGTCTTTTGGATCAAGTAATCCATATTTTTTTTAACATCAGTAATGAGCTATAGAAACCACCCTATTTGTCTACAGAATTAGATTTAATAGCTTTGTTTCTCTATTCTGATACCTTATAGCACCTTTACCTTTACCACTCTCTATAGCGATTTTACGGCTTTCTAGCAGCATTACCTCATTTACCCTAGCAATTTCTTCTTGATTTAACCCTTCAATAGCTACTAAGTAAGGCTCAACACGCTTTTTGAGAGTGTCATAGCTCGCTTCTGCCACGCTTTTATCTGATCTAGCCTTCTCATAGTCCATCAGGATGCTGTTAGCAGCCTTTACAGTCGGTTCTATTTGCTCAATAACCGCTGCTGTGACCTTTTCCCCATATCTAGCCTTGCTTTCAAACATTTCAGGCTTAGGTGATACAGTTTCGATAGTTAAGTCTCTCGCGTGATTGATGTCGTAGTAATACTCCTTGATGCTGGTATGCTTGGCTTTAGAGCCTTCCTTGCCCCTCGTTAGCCCTAAATCAGCGACTGTCTTGGCAAAATCAGTCTGCATTTGGTTTAACTTAACCCTACCGCCTAGAAAATCCTTACAGTTGAGTTTCCCTTTTTGGTCAATAGGAACCACATAAGCGACTAGCTGCGGTGTGCTTATGTCCCGATGAACACTCATACCTGCAATATTTTCTGCTTCATGTTTATCCATGAGCCACTGAGCAGAGC
Protein-coding regions in this window:
- the mobV gene encoding MobV family relaxase gives rise to the protein MAMNYAILRTAKLKTMGNIGGSLAHSYRTIETPNADPNLTPKNHHTVATPEAVKQIIKDRLPEKRRADAVLCIEYLITASPEWEGWGKSQETDFFKRSAQWLMDKHEAENIAGMSVHRDISTPQLVAYVVPIDQKGKLNCKDFLGGRVKLNQMQTDFAKTVADLGLTRGKEGSKAKHTSIKEYYYDINHARDLTIETVSPKPEMFESKARYGEKVTAAVIEQIEPTVKAANSILMDYEKARSDKSVAEASYDTLKKRVEPYLVAIEGLNQEEIARVNEVMLLESRKIAIESGKGKGAIRYQNRETKLLNLIL
- the repM gene encoding replication initiation protein RepM, translated to MSKSNLVVKTNYLNTVLQNLKLSEIRIVQLAVVDARETGTGLSAEIPLRIDAKRYAEVFNTTRQNGYLMMKDAEDTLFNRRFSYVDDEGKLVKSRWLSQVRYLDDEGAIEVVFTPAVVQGITRIDGAEEFFTKYLLEQTAEMDSNYSVRLYELLVQWKQAKKTPVFELEKFRGQLGLESDEYQTMSNFKKRVLNLAVEEINEKSDLNVSYTQKKKGRKIAGFSFTVHEKPKAKTDVVNKERDVSTGDMFTVDGLNDKQLGRIARNPAFMAEYNHLVSPTSLAGQSQQGWEFEMINRLKKDPTQFNKRPIKEYLEY